The Glycine soja cultivar W05 chromosome 6, ASM419377v2, whole genome shotgun sequence genome has a window encoding:
- the LOC114415204 gene encoding protein DETOXIFICATION 48-like, translated as MCNPKPSSSSPFLCPTKNHIISTPDPKLINHPPPVDDQLQDELHRWPTPNEIVAEMKAIGKISGPTALTGLIIYSRAMISMVFLGYLGEMELAGGSLSIGFANITGYSVISGLAMGMEPICGQAYGAKQLKTLGLTLQRTVLLLLSSSLPISLTWLNMKNILLWCGQDHEISSTAQTFILFSIPDLFLLSLLHPLRIYLRTQSITLPLTYCSAVSVLLHVPLNFLLVVHLKMGVSGVAIAMVWTNLNLFLFLSSFIYFSGVYKDSWVPPSTDCLRGWSSLLALSVPTCVSVCLEWWWYELMIILCGLLLNPKATIASMGILIQTTSLVYVFPSSLSLAVSTRVGNELGANRPAKARISMIVSLACAVALGVTAMLFTTLMRHRWGRFFTSDQQILHLTSIALPIVGLCELGNCPQTTGCGVLRGSARPTVGANINLGSFYLVGMPVAVLLGFVGKMGFPGLWLGLLAAQGSCAALMIFVLCTTDWNAQVQRANELTNANSAPSKLPTTECNNVRLPEILVMDTEDHHDEIITKTPSLETDPLIIHTSK; from the exons ATGTGTAATCCAAAACCATCCTCATCATCCCCATTTCTGTGTCCCACAAAAAACCACATCATAAGTACTCCCGACCCCAAACTCATAAATCACCCTCCTCCCGTTGATGATCAACTTCAAGATGAACTTCACAGATGGCCAACTCCTAATGag ATAGTAGCAGAAATGAAGGCCATAGGAAAGATATCAGGGCCAACAGCTCTCACCGGTTTAATCATATATTCGAGAGCCATGATCTCCATGGTCTTCCTGGGCTACCTAGGCGAGATGGAGCTCGCCGGAGGCTCCCTCTCGATCGGGTTCGCCAACATCACCGGCTACTCCGTGATCTCGGGCCTGGCCATGGGAATGGAACCCATTTGCGGGCAAGCCTACGGTGCCAAACAATTGAAGACACTGGGCCTAACCCTCCAGAGAACCGtcctccttctcctctcaaGCTCCCTCCCCATTTCCCTGACGTGGCTGAACATGAAGAACATCCTCTTATGGTGCGGGCAGGACCATGAGATCTCCAGCACAGCACAGACCTTCATCCTCTTCTCTATCCCAGACCTCTTCCTCCTCTCCCTCCTCCACCCTCTGAGAATCTACCTCAGAACACAAAGCATCACATTACCCCTAACCTACTGCTCCGCCGTCTCCGTCCTCCTCCACGTCCCTCTCAACTTTTTATTAGTGGTCCACTTAAAAATGGGTGTGTCTGGCGTCGCAATAGCGATGGTGTGGACCAATCTaaacctcttcctcttcctttctTCCTTTATTTACTTCTCCGGGGTTTATAAGGACTCCTGGGTTCCCCCTAGCACTGACTGCCTCAGGGGATGGTCTTCCTTACTTGCACTTTCTGTTCCAACCTGCGTCTCCGTTTGTCTAGAATGGTGGTGGTACGAACTCATGATCATTCTCTGTGGACTCCTTCTGAACCCAAAAGCCACCATTGCCTCCATGGGTATCCTCATTCAAACCACTTCCTTGGTCTACGTCTTCCCTTCTTCTCTCAGCCTCGCCGTCTCCACCAGAGTCGGGAATGAGTTAGGCGCCAACCGCCCCGCCAAAGCACGCATTTCCATGATAGTCTCACTCGCCTGTGCTGTTGCCTTGGGCGTCACCGCCATGCTCTTCACCACTTTAATGAGACACCGCTGGGGGAGATTCTTCACCTCTGACCAACAAATTCTCCACCTTACGTCCATTGCTTTGCCCATTGTTGGCCTCTGCGAGCTTGGAAACTGCCCCCAGACCACGGGCTGCGGCGTCTTGAGAGGCAGCGCCAGGCCCACCGTCGGTGCTAATATCAATTTGGGCTCCTTTTATTTGGTTGGCATGCCTGTCGCGGTTCTTCTCGGGTTTGTTGGGAAAATGGGCTTTCCTGGGCTCTGGCTTGGGTTGCTTGCGGCCCAAGGCTCATGTGCTGCTCTCATGATATTCGTTCTCTGCACCACTGACTGGAACGCCCAAGTGCAAAGGGCCAACGAGCTTACTAATGCTAATTCTGCTCCTTCCAAATTACCTACTACGGAGTGTAACAATGTTCGTCTTCCAGAGATTCTTGTCATGGACACGGAGGATCATCATGATGAGATTATTACCAAGACACCTTCTCTTGAAACAGACCCTCTCATTATACACACTTCCAAATGA
- the LOC114415205 gene encoding probable beta-1,4-xylosyltransferase IRX9H, translating to MASFRRTLSPAYPDRQYLNGSFSVSSPSHKLPSSNAKYSSPLPEIAAAFRRLAGGVFTRRHGRKGQWRRVAFRCVLCFFVGFLLGMFPFGHVSEDVRSHEISFEMKPPPLPRAAANNAQQLLREERVLRNRVEREGFVVDPVSLSAEREWQSERFDFAPKKPLIVVTPTYERTFQAYFLNRLGQVLRLVPPPVVWIVVEMKAASMETAEVLRKTGVMYRHLVCNKNLTDVKDRGVHQRNTALEHIEHHRLDGIVYFADDDNVYSLELFDALRDISRFGTWPVAMLVPSKNKAILEGPVCNASQVIGWHTNEKSKRLRRFHVDMSGFAFNSTILWDPKRWQRPSSNPIRQLDTVKEGFQETTFIEQLVEDESQMEGSPPGCSKILNWHLHLTAHNIVYPKGWVLQKNLDAVIPVK from the exons atggCCTCGTTCCGACGGACTCTGTCGCCGGCGTATCCCGATCGCCAGTACCTTAACGGTTCGTTTTCAGTCTCCTCTCCGTCGCACAAGCTCCCGTCCTCAAACGCAAAATACTCCTCGCCGCTGCCGGAGATTGCGGCGGCGTTTCGTCGTCTCGCCGGCGGAGTGTTCACGCGCCGGCACGGTCGGAAAGGCCAGTGGAGGCGCGTGGCATTCAGGTGCGTGCTTTGCTTCTTCGTAGGGTTCTTGCTGGGCATGTTCCCGTTCGGCCACGTGTCGGAGGACGTTCGCTCGCACGAAATCTCGTTTGAGATGAAGCCGCCGCCGCTGCCGCGCGCCGCCGCGAACAACGCGCAGCAGCTGCTCCGGGAAGAACGCGTGCTGCGGAATCGCGTGGAGAGAGAGGGTTTCGTGGTCGATCCGGTGAGTTTAAGCGCCGAGAGGGAGTGGCAGAGCGAGAGGTTCGATTTCGCGCCGAAGAAGCCGCTGATTGTGGTGACGCCGACGTACGAGCGCACGTTTCAGGCGTATTTCCTGAATCGGCTGGGGCAGGTGCTGCGGCTGGTGCCGCCGCCGGTGGTGTGGATTGTGGTGGAGATGAAGGCGGCGTCGATGGAGACAGCGGAGGTGCTGAGGAAGACGGGCGTGATGTATAGGCATTTGGTGTGCAATAAGAATTTGACGGATGTGAAGGACAGAGGGGTTCATCAGAGGAACACAGCGTTGGAACACATTGAGCATCATAGGCTTGATGGAATTGTTTACTTTGCGGATGATGATAATGTGTATTCTCTCGAGTTGTTTGACGCCTTGAGAGATATCAG CCGCTTTGGCACTTGGCCTGTTGCCATGCTTGTGCCAAGCAAGAACAAGGCCATTTTGGAGGGTCCTGTATGCAATGCAAGCCAAGTGATTGGATGGCATACAAATGAGAAAAGTAAAAGACTTCGTAGATTTCATGTTGATATGTCTGGATTTGCATTCAACAGCACAATCTTGTGGGATCCAAAACGATGGCAACGCCCTTCTTCAAATCCCATACGACAGTTAGACACAGTGAAGGAGGGTTTTCAA GAGACCACCTTTATAGAACAATTGGTGGAAGATGAAAGTCAAATGGAAGGTTCACCTCCTGGTTGTTCAAAAATATTGAATTGGCATCTCCATTTGACTGCCCATAATATAGTTTACCCAAAAGGTTGGGTGCTTCAGAAAAACCTAGATGCTGTCATACCTGTCAAGTAA